One Microlunatus soli genomic window carries:
- a CDS encoding MBL fold metallo-hydrolase, translating to MSDLDPEYQDFEEDEEPDFGPHGDAGIDHAVVSGTFSLDGQTFDVENNIWVIGDDAECVVIDAPHDVAEILKVIDDRRVIAILCTHGHDDHVRFAPDLGRATGARVLLHGDDLPVWRLTHRKDPDGALRDGQLIPIAGIDLRVIHTPGHTPGAVCFYAEEFPGYDNGVLFTGDTLFEGGPGATGRSFSDHDQIVESIRTRLLTLPDDTEVLTGHGPSTTIGAERANVN from the coding sequence ATGAGTGATCTCGATCCGGAGTACCAGGACTTCGAGGAGGACGAGGAGCCTGACTTCGGCCCGCACGGTGACGCGGGGATCGACCATGCCGTCGTCAGCGGCACCTTCTCCCTGGACGGCCAGACCTTCGATGTGGAGAACAACATCTGGGTGATCGGCGACGACGCCGAGTGTGTGGTGATCGATGCCCCGCACGATGTCGCCGAGATCTTGAAGGTGATCGACGACCGCCGGGTGATCGCGATCCTGTGCACCCACGGTCATGATGATCATGTGCGATTCGCTCCCGATCTCGGCCGGGCCACCGGCGCCCGGGTGCTGCTGCACGGCGACGATCTCCCGGTGTGGCGGTTGACCCACCGTAAGGATCCTGACGGTGCATTGCGTGACGGCCAACTGATCCCGATCGCCGGCATCGACCTGCGGGTGATCCACACCCCCGGCCACACCCCCGGCGCGGTCTGCTTCTACGCCGAGGAATTCCCCGGCTACGACAACGGCGTGCTGTTCACCGGCGACACCCTCTTCGAGGGCGGTCCCGGCGCCACCGGCCGCAGCTTCTCCGACCATGATCAGATCGTCGAGTCGATCCGCACCCGGCTGCTCACCCTCCCCGACGACACCGAAGTCCTGACCGGCCACGGCCCATCCACCACCATCGGCGCCGAACGAGCCAACGTCAACTAG
- a CDS encoding S-(hydroxymethyl)mycothiol dehydrogenase: MPQQVRGVIARAKGAPTELVTINIPDPGPGEAVVAIKACGVCHTDLHYREGGIGDDYPYLLGHEAAGIVESVGDGVTDLEPGDYVILNWRAVCGSCRACKRGRPWYCFATFNADQKMTLEDGTELSPALGIGAFADKTLVAAGQCTKVDPDARPAAAGLLGCGIMAGLGAAINTGGVSRGDSVAVIGCGGVGSAAIAGARLAGASKIIAIDVDDRKLEGAKQLGATDVINSRNADPVEAVQGLTGGFGADVVIDAVGRPETWKQAFYARDLAGTVVLVGVPTPEMQLELPLLDVFGRGGSLKSSWYGDCLPERDFPMLIDLYLQGRLPLDSFVSEEIGIDGVDQAFETMAAGQVLRSVVVMEG; this comes from the coding sequence ATGCCGCAACAGGTCCGTGGCGTGATCGCCCGAGCGAAGGGCGCACCGACCGAGCTGGTGACGATCAACATCCCCGATCCCGGACCCGGTGAGGCGGTCGTCGCGATCAAGGCCTGCGGCGTCTGCCACACCGACCTGCACTATCGGGAGGGCGGCATCGGCGACGACTACCCCTACCTGCTGGGACACGAGGCGGCCGGGATCGTCGAGTCGGTCGGCGACGGCGTCACCGACCTCGAGCCCGGCGACTACGTGATCTTGAACTGGCGCGCCGTCTGCGGCAGCTGCCGGGCCTGCAAGCGCGGCCGGCCGTGGTATTGCTTCGCGACCTTCAACGCCGATCAGAAGATGACGCTCGAGGACGGCACCGAGCTGTCCCCGGCGCTGGGCATCGGCGCGTTCGCCGACAAGACGTTGGTCGCCGCCGGGCAATGCACCAAGGTCGATCCGGACGCTCGTCCCGCTGCCGCCGGTCTGCTCGGTTGCGGCATCATGGCCGGGCTCGGCGCGGCGATCAACACCGGCGGCGTGTCCCGCGGCGACTCCGTCGCGGTGATCGGCTGTGGCGGTGTCGGTTCGGCGGCGATCGCCGGTGCGCGGCTGGCCGGCGCGAGCAAGATCATCGCGATCGATGTCGACGACCGCAAGCTCGAGGGCGCCAAACAACTCGGCGCGACCGATGTGATCAATTCCCGCAATGCCGATCCGGTCGAGGCGGTGCAGGGACTGACCGGCGGTTTCGGCGCCGACGTGGTGATCGACGCCGTCGGCCGCCCGGAGACCTGGAAGCAGGCGTTCTACGCTCGTGATCTTGCCGGCACCGTTGTGCTGGTCGGCGTACCGACGCCGGAGATGCAGCTGGAGTTGCCGCTGCTCGACGTCTTCGGTCGGGGCGGATCACTGAAGTCCAGTTGGTACGGCGACTGTCTGCCCGAGCGGGATTTCCCGATGTTGATCGATCTGTACCTGCAGGGCAGGTTGCCGCTGGACAGCTTCGTCAGTGAGGAGATCGGCATCGACGGTGTCGATCAGGCATTCGAGACGATGGCTGCCGGCCAGGTGCTCCGGTCGGTGGTCGTGATGGAGGGCTGA